AATGCTTGCTGGGCAGACGGAGAAAGGCCCGCCGCGAAAAATAGGTGAGCGCCGCCATGATCGCGAATAGCAGCAGCGTAGGGATGGTCATGCCGATTCAACTCCTCTGGTGTCTTCTTTCTCTCCCTGCTCTTCCTCCGCGTCCTTGGCGGGCAGCGCGTAACCGATGGCAAAAGCCAGGCAGCCGGCGATCAGGACGGGCAGGCCGGTGGGGACGACAAATGACAATCCCACAGCGAGGGCCCCGCAGAGCAAAAAGGTCAAAATACGGATGAGGGAAGACAACTGATAATAGGCGAGCGCCAGAAACATGGCCGTAAAGCTGAAGCCCAGTCCGAGCGCCGCGGGATCGGGAATCCAGCTCCCTGCGGCGGTTCCGATCCAGGTCCCGGCGCACCAGCCTGCGTACAGGCTCACGCTGACGCTCACGATATAGGGAAGATCACTTTGATGATGGCGAAAACGGTTCAAGGTGACAGCGTATTGTTCGTCTGTCAAAAAGAAGGCCAGCGCATTCACCTGAGAACGGGAAAACTGCTGATAATGCGGCGATATCGACAAG
This sequence is a window from Brevibacillus composti. Protein-coding genes within it:
- a CDS encoding AzlC family ABC transporter permease: MKNETPHSSWKQGLLDALPLIASYVLFGAIFGMMAGQAGLSSWESVAMSLLVYSGAAQFAASSMIAEQAGIWAIILTTCLLNLRHFLMALSISPHYQQFSRSQVNALAFFLTDEQYAVTLNRFRHHQSDLPYIVSVSVSLYAGWCAGTWIGTAAGSWIPDPAALGLGFSFTAMFLALAYYQLSSLIRILTFLLCGALAVGLSFVVPTGLPVLIAGCLAFAIGYALPAKDAEEEQGEKEDTRGVESA